From a single Drosophila sulfurigaster albostrigata strain 15112-1811.04 chromosome 3, ASM2355843v2, whole genome shotgun sequence genomic region:
- the LOC133845664 gene encoding mucin-19 isoform X12, which translates to MDLSLERDSSALGSLFQQIINDMKNTSPLWEDFVAKASKLHTCLRAAIQAIAAYLDAFQKIADAATNSRGASKEIGTALTRVCLRHKAVETRLKTFTSAIMDCLVQPLQDKIEDWKRTVATIDKDHAKEYKRCRSELKKRSSDTLRLQKKARKGQTDNSLQSLMDSHMQDVTLRRAELEEVEKKSLRAAMVEERLRYCSFVHMLQPVVHEECEVMSELGHLQEAMESIALVTKEPSVLPQASEELIHDAKASINLYPESPGGGSGSQGGGCSNSLGSRKSSVCSISSMNSSGSSNSPGHHHYQRSLSQFVTPAIRLKPGESSDSGFCSSPALTTQVSNATNQTHAVSTWPPHSQDAVDALPPTADRPHTISTTYEKGHQRPPLTVYTFQNPETIHESNSSGSLIPATVPTGNGSASGQNTPATQKSPAASLSRPPLPVKPAHVRCSSLERPLSAQSNHRQNSGQNLLQRQCPSPIPAHITKELSAAHHAQQQQQQQQQQQQSQPQQPQTPPTYANLSELAAIKLTNQQQSQQQQQPQTQTQQQHQQQHQPLLQQQSSIDSICSQHSNDSSTSSLQQQLLQHQQSQQAHISNSSSSLNHQQQQQQQQQQSVHGSGLGTRSHSISSSVSTSTASSLHSHPSIDSAVAASLVGCVAGGGGHTNNTNTNTNTSTTTPSSGCSTPQNHYSPLLTNSPTSTAAGTPSGGSIASGLGLGFVYQVSSPTPPASANSTTDVLKITEPGQPTTAEASETTESDERSRASVLQKASMFEKQAAAAAAAPIPTTIAAAVAGGGGGVTTGAVGGVIGGVARRSEELRAVEQQEMDKSFEDSIQALNNLIGELDSFQREIDEGKGKQQQQQQHSSNINSNNISGNNSNSGSNNNNSSNSGASSNTSNDNNNCNTDLLLPSSNIDCCAISNQTNSSGCGTDISDTTSEELAGEEGSLAAARRHQQLGASDSELSRCYVSETSSLTGGILAGGYENPTFAHFAANRDDPYNGSGNGSDSRSLYASAADSISLAASDSVCMSQQPRHAYVDNCSDGGSAVVVIYDHTIPNTPDIEFVKQNSEIVLLRTKDPQQLQLHEMRELQQLPDNLAGSPESPDAASGGGVGGGGRLQPATATVAPAKQRLSSFRASSEQQLQLLGRASPQHRGTDKLRVSEEQRQQPQQPQPQQQQQQQQQLLSDSSSNVAGAVRRKLPPKPISLSIFNGPALDVASSNSSKPVIPRKFDFKADLDAKIRQQKQKVQQQLQQQQQQQQQQQLNSPQQDQQQQQSPQQHSPQSPQNANTATTTTATSTANCNVTNKPAVIASAIASASINQNHRMPNQTSLSSSATSNHAPYKTPTTTATFSSPTSNASASPSSLSASSPGAKLSLPSLSSSSSALSATALPPPHVPAKPTSTPTPTTTTTTPQLPPPTTNSYACSNLNANANANPQAKPCITPRPASLSGGAGGGGGGAAMGSSTRIARRSSINQAKPPPPVRRSSSVTPSPNNVGQPQHQQHSSSNHNSHAYQQQSLSLSNSSEHLPPPPAFMLEATTAYSTSPTPPAAMPSSALKVSETVRALAAMRHQPASPVALRRMHQQQQQQQQLQQQQQQSLLQSFRTSSPSGSIYAQPKLVNNMSSFRTSSPSPNGHAHPLPPTQPKANPNLIAQLNARLNSKQQQQQHQQQQQQHVAEGIYGNAGGVGVGGGESIYMRGGNGLSMSQQQQQQQHYDAAAQATANMRQHQQQHQLQQQQQQHYTCPPPLEDPPPPPIYSATMPKKMARPSVGHSNSNNMGNHLVNAYAAASNSATLPKNILQQQRLQQQQQQQHQQQLQQQQLQQQQYQQPTGINVGNGHANQRPPMPLPQQQQHAQQQQQQQQRQPPIPSRHSSVQQKIFVSTNPFIQTTAVKFHSPSSVHSTPAASPTCGSPASSATMASIYGTTARGGAAHHQQQQQQQYHHQQQQHQQQQQQQQQHYYRDVAGGNSNGGVYYASHNNVHAHGHSNAHAHANANANVNANANAHTPHMPHVQAHHSNYATSTNIEKTGSIRAKTKAEFLENLNAKLAKQGMSGRAFAVRNLINSKALPDPRICHESLMDQIKRGATLKRNQKINDRSAPKIH; encoded by the exons CGCTGCCATTCAGGCAATTGCCGCCTATTTGGATGCCTTCCAAAAGATTGCCGATGCGGCCACCAATTCCAGAG GTGCATCCAAGGAGATTGGCACCGCCCTGACCCGTGTTTGTCTGCGCCACAAGGCGGTCGAGACCCGTTTGAAGACCTTCACCAGCGCAATTATGGATTGCCTGGTGCAGCCGCTGCAGGACAAGATCGAGGACTGGAAGCGCACAGTGGCCACCATCGATAAGGATCATGCCAAAGAGTATAAACGCTGTCGCAGTGAACTAAAGAAGCGCTCCAGCGACACGCTGCGTCTGCAGAAGAAGGCACGCAAGGGACAGACGGACAACAGCCTGCAGTCATTGATGGATTCGCACATGCAAGATGTGACTTTGCGACGCGCCGAACTCGAGGAGGTCGAGAAGAAGTCACTACGTGCGGCGATGGTCGAGGAACGATTGCGTTACTGCAGCTTTGTGCACATGCTGCAGCCCGTGGTGCATGAGGAATGCGAGGTGATGTCCGAACTCGGTCATCTGCAG GAGGCTATGGAATCCATTGCTTTGGTCACCAAGGAGCCCAGCGTTTTGCCACAGGCTTCGGAGGAACTGATTCACGATGCCAAGGCTAGCATTAATCTATATCCCGAATCGCCTGGCGGTGGCTCTGGCTCCCAAGGTGGCGGCTGTTCCAATTCCTTGGGCTCACGCAAGAGTTCCGTCTGCTCCATTAGCAGCATGAACAGCAGCGGCTCCAGCAACTCGCCGGGACATCATCACTATCAACGCTCGCTATCGCAG tttGTAACGCCCGCAATTCGCTTGAAACCTGGTGAATCCAGTGATAGTGGCTTTTGCTCATCGCCAGCGCTAACAACACag GTTTCGAATGCCACCAACCAGACGCACGCTGTATCCACTTGGCCGCCACATTCCCAGGATGCTGTGGACGCGCTGCCACCGACTGCTGATCGTCCGCATACGATTTCAACCACCTATGAGAAGGGTCATCAGCGTCCGCCATTGACTGTATACACGTTCCAGAATCCCGAGACCATACACGAGtccaacagcagcggcagcctcATACCCGCAACGGTGCCGACTGGCAACGGTTCCGCCTCGGGTCAGAATACGCCGGCAACACAGAAATCGCCGGCAGCATCGCTCAGTCGTCCTCCATTGCCAGTG AAGCCGGCACATGTG CGCTGCTCGTCGCTGGAGCGTCCGTTGTCGGCGCAGAGCAATCATCGCCAGAACAGTGGCCAGAATCTGCTGCAGCGTCAGTGCCCCTCACCGATTCCGGCTCATATCACGAAAG AGCTGTCAGCAGCACAtcatgcacaacaacaacagcagcaacagcaacaacagcagcaatcacagccacagcaaccacaaacCCCGCCAACCTATGCTAACCTATCTGAGCTGGCGGCAATCAAACTAACCAATCAGCAAcagtcacagcagcaacagcaaccacagacacagacacaacagcagcatcagcaacaacatcaaccattgttgcagcaacaaagcaGCATTGATTCGATTTGTTCGCAGCATTCGAATGACTCTTCGACAAGTTcgttgcagcaacagttgctgcagcatcagcaatcGCAGCAAGCgcacatcagcaacagcagcagcagcctcaatcatcagcagcaacagcaacaacagcagcagcaatcagtACATGGCAGTGGCCTTGGCACACGCTCCCATTCCATATCGTCGTCGGTGTCCACAAGCACAGCCTCATCGTTGCACTCGCATCCATCCATTGACTCGGCTGTGGCCGCCTCGCTTGTGGGCTGTGTTGCTGGTGGTGGCGGGCATACAAACAACACCAataccaacaccaacacaagCACCACAACGCCCTCGAGCGGCTGCTCAACGCCACAGAATCACTATTCACCACTGTTAACCAACTCACCCACGTCCACTGCTGCAGGTACTCCAAGCGGCGGCAGCATTGCCAGCGGTCTCGGTCTCGGCTTCGTCTATCAGGTCAGCTCACCCACGCCCCCCGCCTCCGCCAACTCCACCACCGATGTGCTAAAGATCACCGAGCCAGGACAACCGACGACAGCCGAAGCCAGCGAAACCACCGAGAGCGATGAGCGTTCTCGTGCCTCGGTGCTGCAGAAGGCATCCATGTTTGAGAAGCAggcagcagccgctgcagcagctccaATCCCCACAACTATAGCTGCAGCTGTAGCTGGCGGTGGAGGAGGAGTCACAACCGGAGCAGTTGGCGGAGTCATTGGTGGCGTTGCTCGACGCTCGGAGGAACTGCGCGCTGTGGAGCAACAGGAAATGG ACAAATCTTTCGAAGACTCGATTCAAGcacttaacaatttaattggcGAATTAGACTCTTTTCAACGTGAGATCGATGAGGGCAAgggcaagcagcagcagcaacaacagcacagcagcaacatcaacagcaacaacatcagtggcaacaatagcaacagcggcagcaacaacaataacagcagcaacagcggtgccagcagcaacaccagcaacgacaacaacaactgcaacactGATCTCCTGCTacccagcagcaacatcgactGCTGTGCCATCAGCAACCAGACGAACTCCAGTGGCTGTGGCACCGATATCTCCGACACCACGTCGGAGGAACTGGCCGGCGAGGAAGGCAGTCTGGCAGCAGCCAGGCGACATCAGCAACTGGGTGCCAGCGACTCGGAGCTGAGTCGTTGCTATGTGAGCGAGACGAGTTCGCTGACCGGCGGCATATTGGCTGGTGGCTATGAGAATCCCACGTTCGCGCACTTTGCCGCCAATCGTGATGATCCCTACAATGGCAGCGGCAATGGCAGCGACAGTCGATCGCTGTACGCCTCGGCGGCCGATAGCATTTCGTTGGCTGCATCCGACAGCGTGTGCATGAGCCAGCAGCCGCGACATGCGTATGTGGACAATTGCAGTGATGGCGGCAGTGCTGTCGTTGTGATCTATGACCATACTATACCCAATACGCCGGACATTGAGTTTGTCAAGCAGAACTCGGAGATTGTGCTGTTGCGCACCAAAGATCCgcagcaattgcagttgcacgAAATGCGCGagctgcaacagttgcccGACAATTTGGCTGGCTCACCCGAGTCGCCTGATGCCGCTTCTGGCGGGGGAGTTGGAGGCGGTGGCCGTTTACAGCCGGCCACAGCAACTGTGGCGCCGGCCAAGCAACGCCTCTCATCGTTTCGGGCATCCAGCgagcaacagctgcagttgctgggACGCGCTAGTCCACAACACAGAGGTACGGATAAGCTTAGAGTTAGTGaagagcaacggcaacagccacagcaaccgcagccacaacaacagcagcagcaacagcaacagttgctgagTGATAGCAGCAGTAATGTTGCTGGTGCCGTGCGGCGCAAGCTGCCGCCAAAGCCCATCAGCCTGAGCATATTTAATGGGCCAGCGCTAGATgtggccagcagcaacagcagtaagCCAGTGATACCTAGAAAGTTTGACTTTAAGGCCGATTTAGATGCCAAGATACGCCAGCAGAAACAGaaagtgcagcagcaattgcagcagcagcagcagcagcaacaacaacagcagctcaaCAGTCCGCAACaagatcagcagcagcaacaatcaccACAACAACACTCACCACAGTCGCCCCAAAACgccaacacagcaacaacaacaacagcaacatcaacagcaaactGTAATGTCACTAATAAACCTGCCGTTATTGCAAGCGCAATTGCATCCGCATCCATAAACCAAAATCATAGAATGCCAAATCaaacatcattatcatcatcagcaacatcaaatCATGCGCCATACAAAAcgcccacaacaacagcaacattctCATCACCAACATCAAATGCATCtgcatcaccatcatcattatcagcaAGTTCTCCTGGGGCCAAATTGTCATTgccatcattatcatcatcatcatctgcatTATCAGCAACTGCGCTGCCTCCGCCCCATGTGCCCGCTAAGCCAACGTCCACGCccacgccaacaacaacaacaactacaccaCAACTTCCACCACCCACAACCAATTCATATGCGTGCTCCAATctcaatgccaatgccaatgccaatccCCAAGCCAAACCGTGCATAACGCCAAGGCCGGCATCGCTGTCGG GAGGAGcaggaggcggaggaggaggagcagcaaTGGGCAGCTCAACACGCATCGCACGTCGTTCATCCATTAATCAGGCCAAACCGCCGCCACCGGTGAGACGCAGTTCATCGGTGACTCCAAGCCCCAACAATGTCGGG cagccgcagcatcagcagcacagcagcagcaaccacaactcTCACGCATATCAGCAACAGTCGCTATCGCTGAGCAACTCTAGCGAGCatttgccgccgccgccggcTTTTATGCtggaggcaacaacagcatatTCCACATCGCCCACGCCGCCAGCAGCGATGCCCAGCTCAGCGCTCAAGGTGTCGGAGACAGTGCGTGCTCTGGCCGCCATGCGGCATCAGCCTGCCTCGCCTGTTGCTCTGCGTCGCatgcatcagcagcagcagcaacaacaacaattgcaacaacagcagcaacagtcttTATTGCAG TCGTTCCGCACTTCATCGCCTAGTGGCAGCATCTATGCGCAACCCAAACTGGTGAACAACATGTCCAGCTTTCGCACCAGCAGCCCCAGCCCCAATGGCCATGCCCATCCACTGCCACCGACACAGCCCAAGGCGAATCCGAATCTAATTGCACAGCTCAATGCACGGCtcaacagcaagcagcaacagcaacagcaccaacaacaacaacagcaacatgttgccgaGGGCATTTATGGCAACGCTGGTGGAGTAGGAGTAGGAGGAGGTGAATCCATTTACATGCGTGGCGGCAATGGTTTGTCCatgtcacagcagcagcaacagcagcaacactacGACG CAGCTgcgcaagcaacagcaaacatgcgacaacaccaacagcagcaccagctgcaacagcaacaacagcaacattatACATGTCCACCACCGCTTGAAGAtccgccaccgccgcccaTTTATTCAGCAACCATGCCCAAGAAAATGGCACGCCCCAGTGTTggtcacagcaacagcaacaacatgggCAACCATTTGGTCAACGCATATGCTGCTGCCTCCAACAGTGCCACGTTGCCCAAAAACatattgcagcagcaacgcttgcagcaacaacaacagcagcagcaccagcagcaattgcaacagcagcaactacaacagcagcaatatcaACAGCCAACAGGCATCAACGTTGGCAATGGGCATGCTAATCAGCGACCTCCGATGCcgctgccacagcagcagcaacatgcccagcagcagcagcagcaacaacagcgacagccacCCATACCATCGCGTCATTCCAGTGTGCAGCAAAAGATATTCGTATCAACGAATCCATTCATTCAAACCACAGCCGTCAAGTTTCATTCGCCATCGTCGGTGCACTCGACGCCAGCTGCCTCGCCCACCTGTGGCTCGCCCGCATCATCGGCAACCATGGCCAGCATTTATGGCACCACGGCTCGTGGCGGTGCTGCacaccatcagcagcaacagcagcagcaataccatcatcagcaacagcaacatcaacagcagcagcagcagcagcaacaacattattaTCGCGATGTTGCtggcggcaacagcaatggcgGCGTTTATTATGCCAGCCACAATAACGTCCATGCCCACGGACACTCGAACGCCCACGCACACGCCAATGCCAACGCAAATGTGAacgcgaatgcgaatgcgcaTACGCCCCATATGCCCCATGTCCAGGCACATCATTCAA ACTATGCCACAAGCACCAATATCGAAAAGACTGGCAGCATACGTGCCAAGACCAAGGCTGAATTTCTCGAGAATCTCAATGCGAAGTTGGCCAAGCAGGGCATGTCTGGACGTGCATTTGCAGTGCGAAATCTGATCAATAGCAAGGCCCTG CCGGATCCACGTATATGTCATGAGTCGTTGATGGATCAGATAAAACGAGGCGCGACCCTGAAGAGGAATCAGAAGATCAACGATCGCAGTGCGCCcaaaatacattaa